In a genomic window of Punica granatum isolate Tunisia-2019 chromosome 6, ASM765513v2, whole genome shotgun sequence:
- the LOC116210015 gene encoding auxin-responsive protein SAUR77-like has translation MVIVGKLTKLKSAMKRWPSFTKTTRSPSNQVTAAPPAAAVGDHGGHNLHAVYVGKSRRRYLVSSEVTAHPLFRELVVEEEGGGGGFVVACEVVLFEHLLWMLENNAAEEGQLLGSMDELVEFYTC, from the coding sequence ATGGTCATCGTCGGGAAGCTGACGAAGCTGAAGTCCGCCATGAAGCGGTGGCCCTCCTTCACCAAGACCACCCGCAGCCCCTCCAACCAGGTGACCGCCGCCCCACCCGCCGCCGCCGTCGGCGACCACGGCGGCCACAACCTCCACGCCGTCTACGTGGGGAAGTCCCGGCGGCGGTACCTCGTGAGCTCCGAGGTCACCGCGCACCCGCTGTTCCGGGAACtggtggtggaggaggagggcgGCGGAGGGGGGTTCGTGGTGGCGTGCGAGGTGGTGCTGTTCGAGCACCTGCTGTGGATGCTGGAGAACAACGCGGCGGAGGAGGGACAGCTCCTCGGCTCCATGGACGAGCTCGTCGAGTTCTACACTTGCTGA